From one Methanobrevibacter ruminantium genomic stretch:
- a CDS encoding DUF116 domain-containing protein: MLLHEQAFQLIGEGVVLLILLIVIILIVGLILGIILVRKNKLVLPSVIIFIVNVFYSPLKSFANLLGLDDAFVDHIGIEVRNKVNKKKFDEIPPEDKIIVLPHCLRSAHCEASLKETGVLCTHCGKCAIGVIKEKAEPMGYRVFIVPGSSFVKKIIQHNKFKSVVGVACHVDLNQTMMALSDFAPQGVLLSSSGCFETKVDVSKVLETIGYYDFKKQEEKR, translated from the coding sequence ATGTTATTGCATGAACAAGCATTCCAATTAATCGGTGAAGGAGTCGTACTATTAATTTTGCTGATAGTAATCATCCTAATTGTAGGGCTTATACTCGGAATAATTCTAGTTAGGAAAAATAAGCTGGTATTGCCATCAGTTATAATATTTATTGTAAATGTATTTTACTCTCCATTGAAGAGTTTTGCAAATCTTTTAGGCCTTGATGATGCTTTTGTTGACCATATTGGGATTGAAGTAAGGAATAAGGTAAATAAAAAGAAGTTTGATGAGATTCCTCCTGAAGACAAAATCATAGTGTTGCCCCATTGCTTAAGGTCTGCTCATTGTGAAGCTAGCTTAAAGGAAACTGGTGTTTTATGCACACATTGTGGAAAATGTGCAATTGGTGTAATTAAGGAAAAGGCTGAACCGATGGGATATAGGGTTTTCATTGTGCCAGGTTCCAGTTTCGTTAAGAAGATCATTCAACATAATAAGTTCAAATCCGTTGTAGGCGTTGCTTGTCATGTGGACTTGAATCAAACCATGATGGCCTTGTCGGATTTTGCTCCTCAAGGAGTTCTTTTATCTTCATCAGGTTGCTTTGAAACAAAGGTGGACGTTTCAAAAGTGCTTGAGACAATTGGTTATTACGATTTTAAAAAACAAGAAGAAAAACGTTAA